The nucleotide window TTTGCTTTCAGCTTGATGAAGCAGTGGGTGTGATTTCCATTTGTTGTCTTTAATATGGGGTGGGTGTTTGTAAGATTCAGGTGGGTCAAAATAGTAAAAAAAAGCTGAATATTTGTTTGTTTGATGTAAATGGATGCTGATAAAAAGGTCTGCCTTGTTTTTGTTGGCTAAAAAAATTCTTTCCCGGGCAGATATTGTAATGTTTTGGGTTCTTGTTAAAAGAACATTGTATCGGTTTTCAAGCTGTTGGGCGATTTTTTCAGCAAGCTGCAAGGTGATGGTTTTTTCGTTTATTCCACTGGAAGAGACAATTCCGTTTTGAGTTCCCCCGTGGCCTGGATCAATCACGATAATACGTTGTTTTGTTTGAATTGCTTTATTGCCAA belongs to Desulfobacula toluolica Tol2 and includes:
- a CDS encoding N-acetylmuramoyl-L-alanine amidase family protein, which produces MAKEKVLAFIIILSCIIPPGIGFGNKAIQTKQRIIVIDPGHGGTQNGIVSSSGINEKTITLQLAEKIAQQLENRYNVLLTRTQNITISARERIFLANKNKADLFISIHLHQTNKYSAFFYYFDPPESYKHPPHIKDNKWKSHPLLHQAESKKAITSFCSIFSANKNAIRFFSTGAPILLLEGATMPAILIEPLSVLTLPQHPDEIENILTEYAALISKSIDLYFKKNNPKP